The following are encoded together in the Candida orthopsilosis Co 90-125, chromosome 5 draft sequence genome:
- a CDS encoding Idi1 protein (S. cerevisiae homolog IDI1 has isopentenyl-diphosphate delta-isomerase activity, has role in farnesyl diphosphate biosynthetic process and localizes to cytoplasm, nucleus), which yields MHFQSNTMPSSSDYAKLVASLSPEDILQKWSEITPLKKISGIPRSAGSDSSNTASQDSDLFNGHDEEQIRLMEELCIVLDYNDKPLGAGTKKLCHIMDNINQGLLHRAFSVFLFNEDGKLLLQQRADEKITFPAMWTNTCCSHPLCVPSELGISPTSNDVNDLATAVEGAKIAAQRKLDHELGIPLSDVPIENFTYLTRIHYKAPSGDERSPWGEHEIDYILILKTKNDITLNANYNEVKDYKYVSAEELNQMFEDNTLVFTPWFKLICKTFLFKWWSNLDNLSQFKDDDIHRLL from the coding sequence ATGCACTTTCAATCTAATACCATgccatcatcatcagattACGCCAAATTGGTAGCTAGTCTTTCACCCGAGGacattttacaaaaatggTCTGAGATTACGCcattaaagaaaatttcAGGTATTCCAAGATCAGCAGGATCTGATTCTTCAAACACTGCTAGTCAAGATTCAGACTTATTTAATGGTCatgatgaagaacaaaTTAGACTCATGGAAGAAttgtgtattgttttgGATTATAATGATAAACCACTTGGTGCGGGAACTAAGAAATTATGTCATATAATGGATAATATCAATCAAGGTTTATTACATCGTGCATTTTCtgtttttttatttaatgAAGATGGTAAACTTTTATTACAACAACGTGCTGATGAAAAAATTACTTTTCCTGCCATGTGGACAAATACTTGTTGTTCCCATCCATTATGTGTACCTAGTGAATTGGGTATAAGTCCTACATCCAATGATGTTAATGATTTGGCAACCGCCGTTGAAGGTGCCAAAATTGCAGcacaaagaaaattggaTCATGAATTGGGAATTCCTTTACTGGACGTTCccattgaaaatttcactTATTTGACAAGAATTCATTATAAAGCTCCAAGTGGTGATGAACGAAGTCCATGGGGTGAGCATGAAATTGACTAcatattgattttgaagacCAAGAATGACATAACATTGAATGCTAATTATAATGAAGTTAAGGATTACAAGTACGTAAGTGCTGAAGAATTGAACCAAATGTTTGAAGATAATACTTTGGTTTTCACTCCAtggttcaaattgatttgcaagacttttttgtttaaatgGTGGTCTAATTTAGATAATTTGTCACAATTTAAGGATGATGATATCCACCGCTTGCTATAA
- a CDS encoding Lab5 protein (S. cerevisiae homolog LIP5 has role in protein lipoylation and localizes to mitochondrion): MRPDWIHSTPKLPQLSPIRSTHLYSARINMIARNIPKVTNSLLKTQSVRLLATDASPSVTTTTTTTTTTTTITPNTISSTKETTTVKQPRRKRTFFTDKLNTGPSFDDFVSGKAKDMLEDPLELARKDPNAKLPSWLKVPIPKGKSFHNVKKDVRELKLSTVCEEAKCPNIGECWGGKKSEATATIMLLGDTCTRGCRFCSVKTSRAPGKPDPMEPENTAEAISRWGLGYVVLTTVDRDDLIDGGAHHLRETVEKIKLKAPQILVEVLGGDFRGDLEMVKVLAGSGLDVYAHNMETVEALTPHIRDRRATYQQSLAVLRTAKETKPSLITKTSLMLGFGETDEQIMATLRDLREIGCDVVTFGQYMRPTKRHMKVVEYVTPEKFDYWRDVALDMGFLYVASGPLVRSSYKAGEAFIENVLKKRRHNVGEAPRMLQEVKPSIFRRS, from the coding sequence ATGAGACCAGACTGGATTCACAGCACTCCGAAGCTACCACAACTATCACCAATAAGATCTACTCACCTATATAGCGCCCGCATCAACATGATAGCAAGAAATATTCCGAAAGTTACAAACTCACTCCTCAAAACTCAATCTGTCAGGTTACTAGCCACAGATGCTTCACCATCGGTTACaaccaccacaaccacaaccaccacaaccacTACAATCACACCCAACACAATCTCTTCCACGAAGGAGACAACCACAGTAAAACAGCCAAGAAGGAAGCGTACTTTTTTCACTGACAAATTAAACACAGGCCcatcatttgatgattttgttaGTGGTAAAGCTAAAGATATGCTTGAAGACCCATTAGAATTGGCAAGAAAAGATCCCAACGCAAAATTGCCAAGCTGGTTGAAAGTGCCTATTCCTAAGGGCAAATCCTTCCATAATGTGAAGAAAGATGTTcgtgaattgaaattatcaactgTGTGTGAAGAAGCCAAGTGTCCAAATATAGGTGAATGTTGGGGTGGTAAGAAATCAGAAGCTACAGCAACAATTATGTTATTGGGAGATACCTGTACTCGAGGATGTAGATTTTGTTCAGTGAAAACAAGTCGAGCACCAGGAAAACCAGATCCAATGGAACCTGAAAATACTGCTGAGGCTATTAGTCGATGGGGATTAGGGTATGTTGTGTTGACTACTGTGGATAGagatgatttgattgacgGTGGTGCTCACCATTTGAGGGAAACAGTTGAAAagataaaattgaaagcaCCACAAATATTGGTTGAAGTTTTGGGAGGTGATTTCAGAGgtgatttggaaatggtTAAAGTATTGGCTGGTTCCGGATTGGATGTGTATGCTCACAATATGGAGACGGTTGAAGCTTTAACGCCACATATTAGAGATAGAAGAGCTAcatatcaacaatcattAGCTGTATTGAGGACAGCAAAGGAAACAAAACCATCGTTAATCACAAAGACATCGTTAATGTTGGGATTTGGAGAAACCGATGAACAAATTATGGCAACTTTGAGAGATTTACGCGAGATTGGTTGTGATGTGGTGACATTTGGTCAATATATGAGACCCACAAAGAGACATATGAAGGTAGTTGAATACGTAACACCAGagaaatttgattattggAGAGATGTTGCTTTGGATATGGGCTTCCTTTATGTTGCTAGTGGTCCATTGGTTAGATCCTCATACAAGGCTGGTGAAGCATTTATTGAGaatgtattgaaaaagagaagacATAATGTTGGTGAAGCTCCAAGGATGTTACAGGAAGTGAAACCAAGTATCTTTCGTAGATCTTAG